A single Numenius arquata chromosome 1, bNumArq3.hap1.1, whole genome shotgun sequence DNA region contains:
- the CREBL2 gene encoding cAMP-responsive element-binding protein-like 2 yields the protein MDDSKVVGGKVKKPGKRGRKPAKIDLKAKLERSRQSARECRARKKLRYQYLEELVSSRERAICALREELEMYKQWCMAMDQGKIPSEIKALLTGEEQGKAQQNSTKLAKAGKTEANSSNP from the exons GTGGTCGGAGGCAAGGTAAAGAAACCAGGCAAGCGGGGTCGTAAACCAGCCAAAATAGACTTGAAGGCAAAGCTTGAAAGAAGTCGTCAGAGTGCAAGGGAGTGCAGAGCCAGGAAGAAGCTGAGGTACCAGTACCTGGAAGAGCTGGTTTCAAGCAGAGAGCGCGCCATCTGCGCTCTCAGAGAAGAGCTTGAAATG TACAAGCAGTGGTGCATGGCAATGGACCAAGGGAAAATCCCCTCTGAAATAAAAGCCCTGCTAACTGGAGAGGAGCAGGGCAAAGCACAGCAGAACTCAACCAAACTTGCCAAGGCTGGGAAGACAGAAGCAAACAGCAGCAATCCCT GA